Proteins from a genomic interval of Lycium ferocissimum isolate CSIRO_LF1 chromosome 2, AGI_CSIRO_Lferr_CH_V1, whole genome shotgun sequence:
- the LOC132048166 gene encoding subtilisin-like protease: MGFLIIILFIVSSHLSIILASDHLSQQSNSEIYIVHVESPENLHDWHQYSLLSDVPSRIIYSYRNVFNGFAAKLSPDEVKALETKDGFISIRPQRVLRVQTTHSPSFLGLHQNLGFWNTSNYGEGVIIGMLDTGIYPEHPSFDDEGMPPPPAKWKGKCEFNFTACNNKLIGARDFSVFEGGTPLDQNGHGTHTSSTAAGNFVDGANVFGSANGTAAGIAPRAHLAMYKVCNPSGACSESDMLAAMDAAIEDGVDVISISIGGISSPFWDDNIALGAFSSMAKGIFVSCSAGNGGPYNGTLANEAPWILTVGAGTIDRQMKATVALGNGVEYDGESTYQPNDFPPTLLPIVYPALLNSSYYGAFVCSPESLTNVEGKLVLCATGGATAIAKGQPVKDAGAAGMILMNDELEGYTIPAHDYVLPATRISYADAQNLIAYINTTSTPMASILFKGTVIGDKHAPTVAFFSSRGPSRANPGILKPDIIGPGFNILAAWPTSIENNTHTNLTFNMISGTSMACPHLAGVAALLKSAHPDWSPAAIKSAIMTTADLVNLGNNPIEDERHLPANIFAIGAGHVNPSRANDPGLIYDIQPQDYVPYLCGLNYTDQQVSAILQKKVHCAISLPEAELNYPSFSIKLGSKTQEYTRTVTNVGEANSIYNVEISPPEGVEVTVSRSSFNFSEVNERIAYQVTFTRSASGTGSNTNFAQGYLKWSSDMHSVRSPIAVVLE, from the coding sequence ATGGGTTTCTTAATTATAATCTTGTTCATTGTAAGTTCTCATTTATCAATCATATTAGCCAGTGATCATCTTTCTCAGCAGAGTAATTCAGAAATCTATATTGTTCACGTTGAGTCACCTGAAAATTTACATGACTGGCATCAGTATTCATTATTATCTGATGTGCCCTCGCGCATAATATATTCCTATCGAAATGTCTTCAATGGTTTTGCAGCTAAATTATCACCAGACGAAGTGAAGGCATTGGAAACGAAAGATGGCTTTATTTCCATAAGACCTCAAAGGGTATTGCGCGTACAAACAACTCATAGTCCAAGTTTCCTTGGGTTGCACCAAAATTTAGGCTTCTGGAATACATCTAACTATGGTGAAGGTGTGATTATTGGTATGTTGGACACTGGAATATACCCCGAACATCCTTCGTTTGACGATGAAGGAATGCCTCCTCCCCCTGCTAAGTGGAAGGGGAAGTGCGAGTTTAATTTTACAGCATGTAACAACAAGCTCATTGGAGCAAGAGACTTCTCGGTGTTTGAAGGTGGGACACCATTAGATCAAAATGGACATGGTACACATACTTCAAGCACTGCTGCTGGAAATTTCGTTGATGGCGCGAATGTGTTTGGCAGTGCTAATGGCACAGCGGCTGGCATTGCACCCCGTGCTCACTTGGCTATGTACAAAGTTTGCAATCCAAGTGGCGCGTGTTCCGAAAGTGACATGTTGGCCGCGATGGATGCCGCAATTGAAGATGGTGTTGATGTCATATCCATTTCCATTGGTGGAATTTCTAGCCCTTTTTGGGATGACAATATTGCACTTGGTGCATTTAGTTCTATGGCAAAGGGAATTTTTGTAAGTTGCTCAGCTGGAAATGGTGGTCCATATAATGGCACCTTAGCTAATGAGGCCCCTTGGATTCTCACTGTCGGTGCTGGCACGATCGATAGACAAATGAAGGCAACTGTTGCACTTGGAAATGGCGTAGAATATGATGGTGAATCAACTTACCAACCAAATGATTTCCCTCCAACATTGCTACCAATAGTTTACCCAGCATTATTGAACAGTAGTTATTATGGTGCTTTTGTTTGTAGCCCAGAATCACTTACAAATGTTGAAGGAAAATTAGTGTTGTGTGCAACGGGTGGCGCGACAGCAATTGCAAAAGGACAGCCTGTGAAAGATGCTGGTGCTGCTGGTATGATTCTAATGAATGATGAACTTGAAGGTTACACTATACCTGCACACGATTATGTTCTTCCTGCAACACGCATTAGCTATGCAGATGCACAAAATCTCATAGCCTATATAAACACGACGTCAACCCCTATGGCCAGTATTTTATTTAAAGGGACTGTAATTGGAGATAAACATGCTCCTACAGTTGCTTTCTTTTCGTCCAGAGGCCCCAGCAGGGCAAATCCGGGCATATTAAAACCAGATATTATTGGGCCCGGATTCAACATCCTTGCAGCTTGGCCAACTTCTATTGAAAATAATACTCATACAAACTTGACATTCAACATGATTTCTGGCACCTCAATGGCTTGTCCTCACCTTGCTGGAGTAGCGGCTTTGCTTAAAAGTGCTCATCCAGATTGGTCTCCTGCTGCTATTAAGTCCGCGATTATGACCACCGCTGATCTGGTCAATCTTGGCAACAATCCAATCGAGGATGAAAGACATTTACCAGCTAACATCTTTGCAATTGGAGCAGGACATGTGAATCCGTCGAGAGCAAATGATCCTGGTCTAATCTATGACATCCAACCTCAGGATTACGTGCCTTATTTATGCGGTTTAAACTACACGGATCAACAAGTTAGCGCGATCTTGCAAAAGAAGGTGCATTGCGCAATTAGTCTACCGGAGGCAGAGCTAAATTATCCTTCATTTTCTATCAAACTTGGTTCGAAGACTCAGGAATATACAAGGACTGTAACTAATGTTGGTGAGGCTAATTCAATTTACAATGTGGAGATTTCTCCACCTGAAGGTGTTGAGGTAACTGTGAGTCGTAGCAGTTTCAATTTTTCTGAAGTAAACGAGAGGATAGCCTATCAAGTGACGTTTACACGCTCAGCATCAGGCACTGGCAGCAACACGAACTTTGCACAAGGATATTTGAAATGGTCATCTGATATGCACTCCGTTCGAAGTCCCATTGCAGTTGTTTTGGAGTAG
- the LOC132048167 gene encoding receptor kinase-like protein Xa21: MIDVASALEYLHHGYSVSIIHCDMKPTNVLLDNDMVGYLTDFGIAKLLTNKESIAHTTTFATIGYIAPEYGLEGLISKRSDVYSYGIMLLETFTKKKPNDEMFTGDLNLRSCMHNSLPMSWPDHIIDADLLTLDEKNFNQKLQFVSSIMELAMNCTANIPVERMKMTDVVASLKKIKQKLCSCYWIT, translated from the exons ATGATCGATGTTGCATCTGCTTTGGAATATCTCCATCATGGTTACTCAGTATCGATTATTCACTGTGATATGAAGCCTACCAACGTGTTACTTGACAACGACATGGTGGGATACCTGACTGACTTTGGCATTGCAAAACTTTTAACTAACAAAGAATCTATTGCTCATACTACAACCTTTGCCACAATTGGTTACATCGCTCCAG agtATGGTTTGGAAGGCCTTATATCCAAGAGGTCAGATGTTTATAGTTATGGTATCATGCTACTGGAAACTTTTACCAAGAAGAAACCTAATGATGAAATGTTCACGGGAGATTTGAATTTGAGAAGTTGCATGCATAATTCGCTTCCGATGAGCTGGCCGGATCACATCATAGATGCTGACTTACTAACACTAGATGAAAAAAACTTCAACCAAAAGTTACAATTTGTATCATCCATCATGGAGTTAGCCATGAATTGCACAGCTAATATTCCAGTTGAAAGGATGAAAATGACTGATGTTGTAGCATCATTGAAAAAGATCAAACAGAAGCTTTGTTCCTGTTATTGGATTACCTAA
- the LOC132047720 gene encoding LRR receptor-like serine/threonine-protein kinase SIK1 produces MNFYVTFLFNNTTSTIPDEIGHLYNLKKLIMEKNELRGSIPLTIFNISSLEMLYMSDNMLEGPLARDVGNFTMLNVLDLSMNNLTGFWILLLLLSLLNFASVIPDEVGNLQGLAKLSLYLNNFNGSIPIGIFNISTLVIISLTDNRSDNLPSTIDHGLPNVEGIFLGSIPESLGNLRLLEVLNLYGNSFTSALSVITPLANCKHLRSLILSLNIVNAMLPKSIGNLSSLQMLSAVGCNLKGNVPSEIGNLRNLSYLDLEDNDLTGIVPTTISPLKNLQWLSLGANRISGRFPIVLCELSNLGMLNLSQNQMWGSIPSCLENKTSLWELYLDSNNFTASIPSSLWNLQGILKLNLSSNLFNGSLPQEIGNLKAAILLDLSRNHISGIIPSTTGGLQKLIQLSLAYNRIEGSIPETFGELINLESLDLS; encoded by the exons ATGAATTTTTATGTGACATTTTTGTTTAACAATACGACAAGCACAATTCCTGATGAGATCGGTCATCtttataacttgaagaagttaatcatggaaaaaaatgaattaagaggCTCAATCCCTTTAACCATATTCAACATTTCATCACTTGAAATGTTATATATGAGTGATAACATGCTTGAAGGACCTTTAGCAAGAGACGTTGGCAATTTCACTATGCTTAACGTACTTGATCTTTCAATGAATAACCTGACAG GTTTTTGGATACTTCTACTTTTGCTAAGCTTACTGAATTTTGCAAGTGTAATTCCGGATGAAGTCGGCAACCTTCAAGGGTTAGCAAAGCTTTCATTGTATTTGAATAACTTTAATGGGTCGATCCCTATTGGTATCTTCAATATCTCAACTCTTGTAATTATTTCACTCACAGATAACCGCTCAGATAATCTTCCTTCCACTATAGACCATGGGTTACCTAATGTTGAAGGAATATTTCTAG GTTCAATTCCTGAATCACTAGGAAATTTAAGACTACTTGAAGTTCTCAACTTGTATGGTAACTCGTTCACAAGTGCACTGAGCGTTATTACTCCTTTGGCCAATTGTAAACACTTGAGAAGCTTGATATTGTCTTTGAATATCGTAAATGCAATGCTTCCTAAATCCATTGGCAATCTCTCTTCTCTTCAAATGCTTTCGGCAGTAGGTTGTAATCTCAAAGGCAATGTTCCAAGTGAGATAGGAAATTTGAGAAATTTATCTTATTTAGATCTGGAGGATAATGACTTGACTGGCATTGTCCCAACGACAATTAGTCCTTTGAAAAACCTTCAATGGCTTTCACTTGGTGCAAACAGAATAAGTGGTCGTTTTCCAATTGTTTTATGTGAGCTATCCAACTTGGGAATGCTAAACCTTTCACAAAATCAAATGTGGGGAAGTATTCCTAGTTGCTTGGAGAATAAGACTTCTCTATGGGAGCTTTATCTTGATTCCAATAACTTCACTGCTAGCATACCTTCAAGTCTATGGAACCTTCAAGGCATCTTGAAGTTAAATTTGTCTTCGAATTTGTTCAATGGTTCTCTACCACAGGAAATTGGAAACCTCAAGGCTGCAATACTTCTGGATCTTTCTAGAAACCATATCTCAGGCATCATTCCTAGTACAACGGGAGGTCTACAAAAATTGATTCAACTATCTTTGGCTTACAACAGAATTGAAGGATCCATTCCTGAGACATTTGGGGAACTTATAAATTTGGAATCATTGGATCTTTCATAA